The stretch of DNA CACCCATCCGCTGGGACAGCGACTCGTCATCACGAATGGGTGCGGGCTCGTCCAGCGCGAAGGCGGCGAAATCAGGCAAGTCCGTGCAGGCGACGTCGTCTGGTTCCCGCCAGGTGAAAAGCACTGGCATGGCGCGAAACCGGAAAACGCAATGACACACATCGCCATCCACGAGGAACTTGATGGGGAGGTCGTCACCTGGCTAGAACACGTCACCGACGAGGAGTACGACCCAGCGTCAGATAGCTAATACAACTACCACAGCTAGACTGTCGTGCGGTTTTGGAAAATACGTACGAGTGAAAGCCGACATTGTGTGGCTCAGCACACCTGTCGGCTCATATTTTGTCCAGAGAAATATCCTTCCAGACGCCCGTTATCGACAATATTCGAGTTTCACACAGGTTCACTCACCCTCGGATTCAGCCTTCCACACGCACCACCAAACGTCGCTCATGACGCTTCGAAGTCGAGGCGAATCACTGTGTTTTCGCGAAGAGGTCGCCCTGTAGGTACTTCAAGCCAGTATCACAAGCAACGGTGACGACGACGTCGTCTGGGTCGCGCTCGCGTGCGATTTCCACCGTCGCGGCGAGGTTCAACCCCGTGGACAGCCCCGCGAAGAGTCCGTCCGTCTTGGCGACTCGCTGTATCATCGCACGGGCCGCTGCCTCGGATGGCGCACGAACGTCGTCGTAGGGCTCCGTTTCGAAGATGGGTGGATGGACGCCAACGGCGATTCCCTCGATGTGGTGTGGTCCAGAGTGGCCCGCACTCAGAAGTGGGGATTCAGCCGGTTCGACGGCAGTTATTCGAGCACCCGCTGGTTTGAGCACCTGTGCGTTCCCGGTCAAGCAGCCACCCGTCCCGTAGGACATCACGAAATCGGTCACGTCGGGACAATCTTCGAGAATTTCCGTGCCCATCTTGGTGTAGCCCTCGAGGAGATACGGGTTCTCGAACTGATGGGTGTGGTACGCGCCGGTTTCTGTTTTCACGTCTTCAACGTATTCCATCATGTCGTCTACGATACCTGGATAAACGCTTCCGTCGGGCGTTTCGTGGACGATGACTGCTGCGCCGAACGCTCGCATCGTCCGGATCTTTTCCTGGGCGAAGCAGTCTGCGGTCACCATCGTCGTCGGATGGTCCATGACGGCGCAGACGAAGGCGAGACTGGAGCCCGTTGACCCGCCAGTATACTCGACAACACGCTGACCGGGTTCGAGCAGACCGTCACGACGTGCGCCCCGAATCATCGCCAGCGCGAACCGGTCTTTCATGCTGCCCGTTGGATTCCCCCCTTCCCACTTCACGAAAATGCGTGCGCCACCTTCGGGACGGAGTCCAGGGAGTTCGATGAGCGGCGTGTTTCCAACGGCTTCGATGACGGAGTGGGCGTGCATGCTAGGTACTCGACGCGTGCGCTGAAAAAGACAGGTCTCGGTTCCATCGCATACGAGACACGCCTCGCGTTCGCGGTCATGACGACGTGTGTAGCACGCCAAAACTGAAGAAAGCACCCGAGTCTATCACCTTCATCGCGGTAACTGCGACGCTGGGAGGGCGTCTATGCGGTCAGCCTACTGCGTGCACCGGTCCCGCTCTGCGAAGTGCAACAACGCCACCGTCTGCAGCATCCACTTGCTCACAGGTGCTGGGCAGGTTTCAGTGACCGTGTTGCATACAGGGTGCGTCGTCAGCAACGGGACCGAACCCTTCGAGAGTCGTTCACCGACGTTCCATTCCGAGATACAACACCAGTGTGGCACCCAGATACAGTACCATCCCGCCGACGACACCCCAGGTCAGTATGTTCGACGTGTCGAAGTTATCCCAGGCTCTGAGGACACCAATCAGGACCAGCGTGAATCCCAGCACCTGGCTCTGGAGCAAGATTCGGGCAGCGCTCCAGCGCGCATCGAAGACGACAGCGACGTTCACGACACCGAAGAGCGCGAACCACCCTGCCAAGATTCGAGCCGTAAACGGGGAGACGGCCCACGGCCAGACATCGATCATCAGTTCGGGGACGAAGAACAGGGCGACGGCACTGGCTGTGACGACGAGTCCGAGGCCACCACCGAGAACGCGGACGGCTTGAGGAAGCGTGGGCTCACCGGCCGTCAGTTCGCCAGTATCGGTCCGTCGGTTGTGCGCCCAAACAGCGGGAATGAGTATCGGTGTTACTGCGTAGAGAACTACCCAGAGGACGAATGTGAAGTGATTGTGATTGAAATTTCCCCAGTGGAGCACAGTGGCGATTGCCATGAGCCACGTGAAGACAGCGATACCGAGGAAGACTGGAGCGACAGCGTGCCACGTATCGACGGTCGAAACGCGATAGAAAAAGTACACGCCTGCTCCGTAGCCAGCACCCATGATGATGGGCGTCATCTCGGGCCGGATCGTCCACGCGAAAAACTCGGCGGTTCGAGCTGGGAGTCCAAATAAGACCAGAAACGCCGCAGCCAGAAACGGGATGATAACGCGTGCAATCCAGCGAGTACTGGGGAACACGCGATCGTCTTGGACCGCGCCATCCCTTCCGCTTCGAAGTGCCAATCTCCAATCGCTCATCATCTGACCCCTATCCATTCGACGAGTGATTGCTTACGTGTTCACCTCCTAACGATGGATCGAGATCCGGTATTCAGCAGAGAGGTTATTTTGCCATCTCAGGGTTTCACGCCGGGTGTAGAAAACTGAGGGACAGGTCCTCCCCCTGACGTGCGTCGAGTGCGACGGAGACTGTGTCTACTTTTCGGAGGGGCACGACCATCCTCAAAATCAGAGAGTTGCGGTGCGCTCGATGGCGCAAACTTCGAACCGTTCGTCGAGTGTCACCTGAAGTGCTTCGTTGGCGAGGGGAATCGTTACTCTGACGCGGAGGGGAGCTTCGGTAAGGATGGAGGTCCGCTGGTTGCTGATGACCCAATCGAGTTCCCAAAACGGGACCGTAGAAAGGTCAATATCGTGTTCGTGGTAGAACGCGACGACAGCCGGGTGGGTGAGGAGGTGTTTTCCCGGCGTGCCGTAATTCCAGACGTTACACTGCGCACATTGATATCTCATGCCGAAATCGAACCCCGGGAAGTCAGTCGGCGCCAGTTCTTGATTATAGACCTCCATCTCCTCGAACGTTCGAATGAGAGTTTTCAGCACTGTCCCTCCACACGTCGAACACATCCCCTTTACCGACAGTTCGAAACTGTGTCGGTTTCGGTGATTAAATGCGCTGACCACCTCGTGGTCGGTTCGAGTGACGACCGCTCCGGGAGGGAACATACCCATGGCATGCACCAACTCGCAAGACGAGCACGAGACGTACACCATCTCGTCGGTGTACTCCGCGTAGAGCGCCCCCGCACATGCGACGCACGTCCCTCCCGTCTCAAACGGGGCAATTTTCGGATTGGCGGTGAAGGTTCCTTCGAGGATGGTTAAGATGACATGACAACCCGCGATTCGAATCGCGTAACCGTCGTCGGTCTTGCGGATGAATGGGCCCTCAAGTTTCTTGAGATGATAGTTGAACTGTGAACCATCACGCATGCCGATGCGCTTGCGAAGCTCAGAGAAGGTCATTGGCGGCTCGGCCTGCTGTTCGTAAAGCACCTGGAGTATCTCGAGGCGTGTCTCGTTGCCGATGATACTGAACGCCTCTGCGGGGGTAAGACGGTCGCCCTCAGTGGCGCGTGCTGGATGAGCCATAGCGATACTACGCTGCTGGCGACGATAGTGCTACCGAGCGTTGTGAACTCCACCAGCAGAGACGAGCACTTGAGCACTGTGACGGGGTGGCGAAAAAGTAGAGATGGAAGTCACCGGCATCGGAACTATCGTCGTGTTGAACGTGTGGCGCCTCTATTCGACGGTGTTCTGAGAGTCACGGAGCCAGCACGACTACGACGTTGACGCTCGTTGTAGCGAGTAACTAGCGGGTGGAGAGCCTGAATTTGCAGATGACCGAAGTAAGTAAAAAGCGGCGCAGACAGCGTGCCAGCACGCAGTCGCAACGAGACGCTGACGCAGGGGGAGTCCTCTTTGCAGCCGGAAACCGACGCAACCGGTTGAGCGCTCAGAGCATCGGTGAAGTGACTTCTGCGTGGTAGCTCTCACGCCAGTTTGCGTATTCGACCAGCGCTTTTTTCCCGGCGTCGGTAATCGTGTAGTAGTTCGTGCGGCGATCGATTGCACCCTTTTCTACGAGCTGCATCTCGACCAACGTATCGAGGTTGGGGTAGAGCCTGCCGTGGTTGATGTCGCCGAGGTGGGTTTCGAGTTCTGTTTTGATGTCTTGGCCCGAGGGCTTCGTGTGCCCTGCGATGACGGTCAGGAGGTCGCGTTGAAAGCCCGTGAGATTGTGCATTTGCACCATGGTACACTACCGTTGGTTATGACGATGCTTTGTTAGGAGGGGGTTTCGAGAGCCGTGGGTGTGTTCCAATTCGTTCCATTCGTGGAACGGTTAGTCAAATTACAAGATGGTTTAAGTGGATATCCATGTGGAACAATCACCGCCAGCGCTGGAATTAACGCAGAAAAAACGGAGGACGATACTGCCAAGACATTCTTTTGGCCGATGGAAAACCATACAGATAAGAAGTATGACAGTTAAGCCCTCAGCACGCATCTAGGAGTACTGGTGCCACACATGGCAATCAAACAAGCAGACACAGGGGTTCGGGCGGCGTCGGACAAATTCTACAAGGCGTTAGGACAAATGGCAGCCGGTAACGCAGACTCGATGGCAGAGGTCTGGTCACATCGAGATGATGTTACGACCATGCATCCGATTGGCGGCCGTGAAGTCGGCTGGGAAGCCGTCAAAGAGCCGTGGAACGCAGTCGCGGGCCTTGCTGAGAAGGGGACGGTTACGCGCAAAGACCAGTTCATCCGCGTCATGGGTGACGTGGCCTACGAACTCACGACCGAGCAGGCGTCGATGACGCTCGGCGGCCAGTCGCTCGACGCAGAATACCGGGCGACCAACATCTACTCCCTCGAAGACGGCGAGTGGAAAATCGTCCACCACCACGCAGACTTAGACCCGAAGTTTGTCGAACTTCTCGAAGGGCTTGAGCGTGGTATGTAAGTCAGCCGAGTGAATGAAGCGCGTCCGCGGTCTTTTTCGATAGCAGTGAGCCTGAAGGGACAAACTAACCGTTTGAAAAATGAGCGGCCCGCGAGGCGTGACCGGTTACTTGCCGTTGTTGCGCGAAGGCGTCACTTTGAACGTGTAGATGCCGGTCGTCATGTCGCTTGCAACCACGAGGTCACGCGCTTCGTTGTAGTTTGCACCCCACGCGTTCGGGGCCGAGCCGAGCCACGCTGCACCGTTTGCG from Haladaptatus sp. ZSTT2 encodes:
- a CDS encoding (R)-mandelonitrile lyase, with translation MEITDSCSQHSKVAPDDYFTGDVRFDPLFDPQDEARAAAASVTFEPGARTAWHTHPLGQRLVITNGCGLVQREGGEIRQVRAGDVVWFPPGEKHWHGAKPENAMTHIAIHEELDGEVVTWLEHVTDEEYDPASDS
- a CDS encoding PLP-dependent cysteine synthase family protein, with the translated sequence MHAHSVIEAVGNTPLIELPGLRPEGGARIFVKWEGGNPTGSMKDRFALAMIRGARRDGLLEPGQRVVEYTGGSTGSSLAFVCAVMDHPTTMVTADCFAQEKIRTMRAFGAAVIVHETPDGSVYPGIVDDMMEYVEDVKTETGAYHTHQFENPYLLEGYTKMGTEILEDCPDVTDFVMSYGTGGCLTGNAQVLKPAGARITAVEPAESPLLSAGHSGPHHIEGIAVGVHPPIFETEPYDDVRAPSEAAARAMIQRVAKTDGLFAGLSTGLNLAATVEIARERDPDDVVVTVACDTGLKYLQGDLFAKTQ
- a CDS encoding ArsR/SmtB family transcription factor; translated protein: MAHPARATEGDRLTPAEAFSIIGNETRLEILQVLYEQQAEPPMTFSELRKRIGMRDGSQFNYHLKKLEGPFIRKTDDGYAIRIAGCHVILTILEGTFTANPKIAPFETGGTCVACAGALYAEYTDEMVYVSCSSCELVHAMGMFPPGAVVTRTDHEVVSAFNHRNRHSFELSVKGMCSTCGGTVLKTLIRTFEEMEVYNQELAPTDFPGFDFGMRYQCAQCNVWNYGTPGKHLLTHPAVVAFYHEHDIDLSTVPFWELDWVISNQRTSILTEAPLRVRVTIPLANEALQVTLDERFEVCAIERTATL
- a CDS encoding PadR family transcriptional regulator, whose translation is MHNLTGFQRDLLTVIAGHTKPSGQDIKTELETHLGDINHGRLYPNLDTLVEMQLVEKGAIDRRTNYYTITDAGKKALVEYANWRESYHAEVTSPML
- a CDS encoding YybH family protein; its protein translation is MAIKQADTGVRAASDKFYKALGQMAAGNADSMAEVWSHRDDVTTMHPIGGREVGWEAVKEPWNAVAGLAEKGTVTRKDQFIRVMGDVAYELTTEQASMTLGGQSLDAEYRATNIYSLEDGEWKIVHHHADLDPKFVELLEGLERGM